Proteins from one Natrinema salinisoli genomic window:
- a CDS encoding HalX domain-containing protein — translation MSDGPEVLVVDDEARLADLFAAWLQGEWAVETAYDGEEALEKMADSVEVVLLDRRMPGLSGDEVLEQIRDRGYDSRVVMVTAVDPDFDIIEMGFDDYLVKPVSKDELVDMVDDVAGRSDYESDIQEYYALVSKKALLESEKADRELADNEEYQDLCDRVDTLADRVDETVSGMSSHDDFVGAFQDLQSEN, via the coding sequence ATGAGTGACGGGCCCGAGGTGCTCGTCGTCGACGACGAAGCTCGTCTCGCGGATCTGTTCGCCGCGTGGCTGCAGGGCGAGTGGGCCGTCGAGACGGCGTACGACGGGGAGGAAGCGCTCGAGAAGATGGCCGACTCCGTCGAGGTCGTCCTGCTGGACCGGCGGATGCCGGGACTCTCCGGTGACGAGGTCCTCGAGCAGATCCGCGATCGGGGATACGATTCCCGCGTCGTCATGGTGACGGCGGTGGATCCGGACTTCGACATCATCGAAATGGGCTTCGACGACTACCTCGTCAAGCCGGTCTCGAAGGACGAACTCGTCGATATGGTCGACGACGTCGCCGGCCGCTCGGATTACGAGTCCGACATTCAGGAATATTACGCGCTCGTCTCGAAGAAAGCGCTGCTCGAGTCCGAGAAAGCAGACCGCGAACTCGCCGACAACGAGGAGTATCAGGACCTCTGTGACCGCGTCGACACGCTCGCGGATCGAGTCGACGAGACGGTGTCCGGTATGTCTTCCCACGACGATTTCGTCGGTGCGTTCCAGGACCTGCAGTCCGAAAACTAG
- a CDS encoding PAS domain-containing sensor histidine kinase, with the protein MSRPRVLCVSSNRSTRASITLSLTDAPVDVVIAQRSAEAIDRLERELIDAVVIDAGTVANVPALVDAVDSQAPGTPTFVHWDETADDGAVLGDIIDRADDTTSATRLANTITDRIDVRAGAERRADISPDATAGDSDTAGGTPSSIPDLPDDLEALVSRVRCRLVDATSTLTVERVLREELTEGDRFTFAWVGEYDRGERAIIPWLSDPDAMEWPLQRTFSIGPGDHPLLERVVRTRNLEYRQCDDDSRDAVPFGDRAYDHGVRSVAVAPLAANGELYGVTVVYATEPISTHERAAIRSSVAAASHVLETIAVRGRLQQQERTLHRYERLVETAGDGMYVLDDAGHFMTVNDALVEMTGYSREGLLGEHASILFDPDDVAAGEEIIRSLLDTGANTDTLELDLETKAAETIPCEAQIAVLVPGGDFLGSVGVLRDVTERKRSERKLRERNERLDAFARIVSHDLRNPLGVAQGYLELLEDTGDSEYADKIHDGLDRMESIIEDVLAIAREGEWATDTDPVDLESIAREAWDHVSTEGVTLSVPATMTLEADRSRLLRLLENCFRNSIEHGETTETVRVGLLESGQGDERERGFYIEDDGEGLPDELRERIFDPSVSSSTEGLGIGLWIAREVAAGHGWSVIATESDGGGARFEFETTG; encoded by the coding sequence ATGAGCCGGCCACGCGTGCTCTGCGTGAGCAGCAACCGCTCGACGCGAGCATCGATCACGCTGTCGCTCACCGACGCACCCGTCGACGTCGTCATCGCCCAGCGATCCGCCGAGGCGATCGACCGGCTCGAGCGGGAGCTGATCGACGCGGTCGTCATCGACGCGGGAACCGTCGCGAACGTGCCGGCGCTCGTCGACGCCGTCGACTCCCAGGCTCCCGGCACGCCGACGTTCGTCCACTGGGACGAAACCGCCGACGACGGTGCCGTACTGGGCGACATCATCGACCGGGCGGACGACACGACGTCGGCAACCCGGCTGGCGAACACGATCACCGACCGCATCGACGTCAGAGCCGGTGCCGAGAGACGGGCGGACATCAGCCCCGATGCCACCGCGGGCGATTCCGACACGGCCGGCGGGACCCCGTCGTCGATTCCTGATCTTCCCGACGACCTCGAGGCGCTCGTCAGTCGCGTTCGGTGCCGACTGGTCGACGCCACGTCGACGCTCACCGTCGAACGAGTGCTGCGCGAGGAGTTGACCGAGGGCGACCGGTTCACCTTCGCCTGGGTGGGCGAGTACGATCGCGGCGAACGCGCGATCATCCCGTGGCTCTCCGACCCTGACGCCATGGAGTGGCCGCTGCAACGAACGTTCAGCATCGGACCCGGCGACCACCCGCTGCTCGAGCGAGTGGTGCGGACCCGCAACCTCGAGTACCGACAGTGCGACGACGACAGTCGCGACGCGGTCCCGTTCGGCGACCGCGCATACGATCACGGGGTGCGGTCGGTCGCCGTCGCACCGCTCGCCGCGAACGGCGAGCTTTACGGCGTCACCGTCGTCTACGCGACCGAGCCGATTTCCACCCACGAACGGGCCGCGATCCGTTCGAGCGTTGCAGCCGCGTCGCACGTCCTCGAGACGATCGCCGTCCGCGGTCGACTCCAACAGCAAGAGCGGACCCTCCATCGCTACGAGCGACTCGTCGAAACGGCGGGTGACGGCATGTACGTCCTCGACGACGCGGGCCATTTCATGACGGTCAACGATGCGCTCGTCGAGATGACCGGCTACAGCCGCGAGGGACTACTGGGCGAACACGCGTCGATCCTGTTCGATCCCGACGACGTCGCGGCCGGCGAGGAAATCATTCGATCGCTGCTCGATACCGGGGCCAACACCGATACGCTCGAACTCGACCTCGAAACGAAAGCCGCAGAGACGATCCCCTGCGAAGCACAGATCGCCGTCCTCGTTCCCGGCGGTGACTTCCTCGGTTCGGTCGGCGTGCTCCGCGACGTAACCGAGCGGAAGCGAAGCGAACGAAAACTCCGGGAACGCAACGAGCGACTCGACGCCTTCGCGCGGATCGTCAGTCACGACCTCCGCAATCCCCTCGGCGTCGCCCAGGGCTACCTCGAACTGCTCGAGGACACGGGCGATTCCGAGTACGCCGACAAGATCCACGACGGACTCGACCGGATGGAGTCGATCATCGAGGACGTCCTCGCGATCGCGCGCGAGGGCGAGTGGGCGACGGACACCGACCCCGTCGACCTCGAGTCGATCGCCCGCGAGGCGTGGGATCACGTTTCGACCGAGGGGGTGACGCTGTCGGTACCGGCCACGATGACGCTCGAGGCCGATCGGTCGCGACTGTTGCGACTCCTCGAGAACTGTTTCCGCAACAGTATCGAACACGGCGAAACGACCGAAACCGTTCGCGTCGGTCTACTCGAGAGCGGTCAGGGAGACGAACGCGAGCGTGGATTCTACATCGAAGACGACGGCGAGGGGCTGCCCGACGAACTCCGGGAACGGATCTTCGATCCGTCCGTGTCGTCGTCGACGGAGGGGCTCGGCATCGGCCTCTGGATCGCCAGAGAGGTCGCTGCCGGACACGGATGGTCGGTCATCGCGACGGAAAGCGACGGGGGAGGGGCTCGATTCGAGTTCGAAACCACGGGCTAG
- a CDS encoding acyl-CoA dehydrogenase family protein encodes MELLDDSIVPEHARDVKAEAREFAREHIQPNAQEYFQSGEYPEEILEAGRDANLVAQDIPEEWGGRGLDLAQLLAMTEEFYRADAGIALTLQLASFGCEITYEHGTDEQCEEYIRPVAEGKQRSGLAVSEPDTGSDLAGMQTTAEKDGDEYVINGEKYWIGNGVEADWITLYARTGDDDDNRYGNHSMFIVPTDTDGYDAEHIPEKMAMRASKQAHIEFDDCRIPEENLIGSEGDGFMLLADFFNHGRVAVAGHGLGIAAAAIEEAWEFTHDREEFGRTISDFQAVQHGLADMLVEFESARTLVWRAREKVETQDNAGYWAAMAKTKATETAVDVAEQGMQFHGGRSILDERRIARVYRDARIPVIYEGANEIQRNLIYGQAP; translated from the coding sequence ATGGAACTACTCGACGACAGCATCGTCCCGGAGCACGCACGCGACGTCAAAGCCGAGGCCCGCGAGTTCGCACGCGAACACATCCAACCGAACGCTCAGGAGTACTTCCAGTCGGGCGAGTATCCGGAGGAGATCCTCGAGGCGGGTCGGGACGCTAACCTCGTGGCGCAGGACATCCCGGAAGAGTGGGGCGGCCGGGGGCTCGATCTCGCGCAGTTGCTCGCGATGACGGAAGAGTTCTACCGGGCCGACGCGGGGATCGCGCTGACGCTCCAGCTGGCGAGTTTCGGCTGCGAGATCACGTACGAACACGGCACCGACGAGCAGTGTGAGGAGTATATCCGACCCGTGGCGGAGGGTAAGCAGCGGTCGGGACTCGCGGTGTCGGAACCGGACACGGGGAGCGACCTCGCGGGGATGCAGACCACGGCCGAGAAGGACGGCGACGAGTACGTCATCAACGGCGAGAAGTACTGGATCGGCAACGGCGTCGAGGCCGACTGGATAACGCTCTACGCTCGCACGGGCGACGACGATGACAACCGCTACGGGAATCACTCGATGTTCATCGTCCCGACCGATACCGACGGCTACGACGCCGAACACATCCCTGAAAAGATGGCGATGCGCGCCTCGAAGCAGGCACACATCGAGTTCGACGACTGCCGGATCCCCGAGGAGAACCTGATCGGCTCGGAGGGGGACGGCTTCATGCTGCTCGCGGACTTCTTCAATCACGGCCGTGTCGCCGTCGCCGGCCACGGACTGGGGATCGCCGCGGCCGCCATCGAAGAAGCCTGGGAGTTCACGCACGACCGCGAGGAGTTCGGGCGGACGATCAGCGACTTCCAGGCCGTCCAGCACGGCCTCGCGGACATGCTCGTCGAGTTCGAAAGTGCCCGAACGCTCGTCTGGCGCGCCCGCGAGAAAGTCGAAACCCAGGACAACGCCGGCTACTGGGCCGCGATGGCGAAGACCAAAGCGACGGAGACGGCCGTCGACGTCGCGGAGCAGGGCATGCAGTTCCACGGCGGGCGCTCGATCCTGGACGAGCGCCGAATCGCTCGCGTCTACCGCGACGCCCGAATCCCGGTCATCTACGAGGGAGCGAACGAGATCCAGCGCAACCTCATCTACGGACAGGCTCCCTGA
- a CDS encoding cupin domain-containing protein: MTYRKVNYEEVEQVSSAMHFLSDPLETEQVGVTVARCDPGWNSKPHDHTDNEHEEIYVLIEGDATVVVDDEPVTMEAGDALWIPPSSTRQIRNGDAESAFVLVSAPSIADDDGDGDEWLLSGFAG, translated from the coding sequence ATGACATACCGGAAGGTCAACTACGAGGAGGTCGAGCAGGTCTCGAGCGCGATGCACTTTCTCAGCGACCCGCTCGAGACCGAGCAGGTAGGGGTGACGGTGGCTCGCTGTGATCCCGGCTGGAACAGCAAGCCCCACGATCACACCGACAACGAACACGAGGAGATCTACGTCCTCATCGAGGGCGATGCGACGGTGGTCGTCGACGACGAACCGGTGACGATGGAGGCCGGTGACGCACTGTGGATTCCCCCATCGTCGACGCGTCAGATTCGGAACGGGGACGCAGAGAGCGCGTTCGTCCTCGTGAGCGCGCCGAGTATCGCGGACGACGACGGCGACGGCGACGAGTGGCTCCTTTCGGGGTTCGCCGGGTAG
- the nikR gene encoding nickel-responsive transcriptional regulator NikR — MAVVSVSMPDELLERLDQFAEEHGYTGRSEVVREASRNLLGEFEDTRLEERDLMGIVTVLFDYETTSVEERMMHLRHEHEDLVASNFHSHVGDHYCMELFVLEGELEDISTFVGKIRATKDALTVDYSVIPVDSFDPLAQG; from the coding sequence ATGGCAGTCGTCAGCGTCTCGATGCCCGACGAACTCCTGGAGCGGCTCGACCAGTTCGCCGAGGAGCACGGGTACACCGGTCGAAGCGAAGTCGTCAGAGAAGCCTCGCGGAACCTGCTCGGCGAGTTCGAAGACACCCGACTCGAGGAGCGAGACCTGATGGGGATCGTCACCGTCCTCTTCGATTACGAAACGACGAGCGTCGAGGAACGAATGATGCACCTCCGCCACGAACACGAGGACCTCGTCGCGTCGAACTTCCACAGCCACGTGGGCGATCACTACTGCATGGAACTGTTCGTCCTCGAGGGCGAACTCGAGGACATCTCGACGTTCGTCGGCAAGATTCGAGCGACCAAGGACGCGCTGACAGTCGACTACTCCGTCATCCCGGTCGACAGCTTCGATCCGCTCGCGCAGGGGTAG
- a CDS encoding creatininase family protein, with translation MYLADEAWPDLETYFESESLALVPLGSTEQHGPHLPEATDHLIGEAFAREVADRTGYLCTPTINVGVSGHHRQFHGTMWVEPPAFRQYMESLTRNLTSHGIDRVIYVNAHGGNVPHLREVGGRLRQDGVAYAIEWMWDESIPDLVDDLFEQNGPHGGPKETSMIQYLEPDLVHDERLEEARDTGIPSVEAAGTVKHGSRTFYDAADNTENGVLGDQTDASAEKGRQLFEAASDQLVQLCEWLAAQRFDDLLPKDHV, from the coding sequence ATGTATCTCGCAGACGAAGCCTGGCCGGATCTGGAGACGTACTTCGAATCGGAGTCGCTCGCGCTCGTCCCGCTGGGGTCGACGGAACAGCACGGGCCGCATCTCCCGGAGGCGACCGACCACCTGATCGGTGAAGCGTTCGCGCGGGAGGTCGCCGACCGGACCGGCTACCTGTGTACCCCGACGATCAACGTCGGCGTGAGCGGTCACCACCGCCAGTTCCACGGGACGATGTGGGTCGAGCCGCCGGCGTTCAGACAGTACATGGAATCGCTGACGCGGAATCTCACCTCTCACGGCATCGATCGGGTGATCTACGTGAACGCCCACGGCGGGAACGTTCCGCACCTCCGGGAGGTCGGCGGCCGACTCCGCCAGGACGGGGTCGCCTACGCGATCGAGTGGATGTGGGACGAGTCGATCCCAGACCTCGTCGACGATCTGTTCGAACAGAACGGCCCCCACGGCGGGCCGAAGGAGACCTCGATGATCCAGTATCTCGAGCCCGACCTGGTCCACGACGAGCGCCTCGAGGAGGCCAGGGACACCGGCATTCCGAGCGTCGAGGCGGCCGGGACGGTCAAACACGGGTCGCGAACGTTCTACGACGCGGCGGACAACACCGAAAACGGCGTGCTGGGGGATCAGACTGATGCGTCGGCCGAAAAGGGACGGCAGCTCTTCGAGGCGGCGAGCGACCAGCTCGTCCAGCTCTGTGAGTGGCTCGCCGCCCAGCGGTTCGATGATTTGCTTCCGAAAGACCACGTCTAG
- a CDS encoding mechanosensitive ion channel family protein produces MFPPYPAQAQVPDWLQDPIAQLVTFLPRIIGALVILFIGWIIGRLAAAAVRRIADGVELDRMVLETPLGRILGGTEQAVSSAFGSLAKWFVYGLAILAAANALAIATLSEWISTAVSYFPAFIAGLLVITFGFVIADFIGDAIERTQAATETAYTSLFANGARLFLYFTAIVIGLDTMGIDVGILYVFARALAWGLGAAVAIGAGIAFGWGGKDYVSQNIDSWMGRTSEMAPSEGGSSGGQSRTGDRTDSSRSADRERGSEPGPGPSDDD; encoded by the coding sequence ATGTTTCCACCGTACCCCGCACAAGCACAGGTGCCGGACTGGTTACAGGACCCGATCGCACAGTTGGTAACGTTCCTCCCGCGGATAATCGGCGCGCTGGTGATCCTCTTCATCGGCTGGATCATCGGCCGACTGGCCGCCGCCGCCGTGCGACGGATCGCCGACGGCGTCGAACTCGATCGGATGGTCCTCGAGACGCCGCTCGGACGGATACTGGGCGGCACTGAACAGGCGGTCTCGAGTGCGTTCGGATCGCTGGCGAAGTGGTTCGTCTACGGCCTCGCGATCCTCGCGGCCGCGAACGCGCTTGCGATCGCGACGCTGTCGGAGTGGATCTCGACGGCGGTCTCGTACTTCCCGGCGTTCATCGCGGGCCTGCTCGTCATCACCTTCGGGTTCGTCATCGCCGATTTCATCGGTGACGCCATCGAGCGGACCCAGGCAGCGACGGAGACGGCCTATACCAGCTTGTTCGCAAACGGGGCTCGACTGTTCCTCTACTTCACGGCGATCGTGATCGGTCTCGACACGATGGGGATCGACGTCGGCATCCTCTACGTGTTCGCACGAGCGCTCGCGTGGGGACTCGGCGCGGCCGTCGCCATCGGCGCGGGCATCGCCTTCGGCTGGGGCGGCAAGGACTACGTCTCCCAGAACATCGACAGCTGGATGGGACGGACGAGCGAAATGGCACCGAGCGAGGGCGGATCGTCAGGGGGCCAGTCCCGAACCGGTGACCGAACCGACAGCAGTCGGAGCGCCGATCGGGAGCGCGGCTCCGAGCCCGGTCCCGGACCGAGCGACGACGACTGA
- a CDS encoding PAS domain S-box protein — protein MTERVEQTDPVPWSDDGDRAAFEWYRTLVDTVPDGVFQLDDGDRIVAIDDTLLEMTGWTREAIRGEHVSLLLGESGIEALEQDSSAGSGEAAADGDDPLEPTSTVVESRIRTATETRIRCELRLGTVPAGEDRRGTVGLVRELEPRAAGSDSEAGANGAPSFDAITTVFEGADVGVFVLDPEFDVAWINEATERYFGLDSTPVVGRNKRQLVDETIRTRIDDSDRFVEILESTYDDNSDTERFECHVTGGDTREERWLEHRSKPIESGPYAGGRVELYYDITDRHQRASQLRRLNETVRDWFEADTREGVADRACRHLVDVLDLDINGIFLHDPETAVLEPVAWSDAASELIDEHPTFAEGEGIAWRVFESGEPAIYDDVRADSEVYNPETPIRSEICLPIGDHGVVIIGSEERTAFDDADLSLAKIVASSLEMTFDRISHERTLERERSQTEALLRTAPVAISVEDADGETVLANRHAQMALGIEDGEALGETELLARRTVVDADGKRIDSEQGPSARVRETGDPVRDEELVIEGASGEKLWFSITAVPDFDSDGSLERVISAGEDITALKEQERRLERRKRELETELGEILGRVSDAFYALDDEWRFTHVNDRAATLLGYSESELVGRNIWETFPNGTRSDLADRYREAMETQRPVSWERYSETLEIWMEIQAYPSETGLSVYFRDITDRKVRERRLEQYERIFETVEDGIYVLDDGGRFTMVNEAYESLTGYDRAELIGRHASLVVDERVIELAREVAADASSVPTIETELETKSDDRVPIEATVTSIASTGTDGERIGVVRNVTERKERQRRLEASEQRYRTLAENFPNGIVALFDDELRYTAAGGQLLGEIGIDRETAIGQSIYERYPDELVAEIEPHFRAALEGDERSFELAYRDRQLRATTLPVRTGGEVTGGMLVVQDITERTEYQRKLEESNERLEQFAYAASHDLQEPLRMVTSYLQLIEGRYADELDEDGREFIDYAVDGAERMREMIDGLLAYSRVETQGDPLEPVDLDAVFADVREDLQVRIDEADAEITAESLPRVAGDASQLRQVFQNLLSNAIEYSGDEPPRIHVSADRDGSDWVISVRDEGIGIDPSDQDRIFRVFQRLHSHETHDGTGIGLALCHRIVERHGGEIRVDSEPGDGATFSITLSAVDEAAN, from the coding sequence ATGACCGAACGGGTGGAACAGACGGATCCAGTTCCCTGGAGCGACGACGGCGATCGGGCGGCGTTCGAGTGGTACCGGACGCTCGTCGACACCGTTCCGGACGGCGTGTTTCAGCTGGACGACGGGGATCGAATCGTCGCGATCGACGACACCCTCCTCGAGATGACGGGCTGGACCCGCGAGGCGATCCGCGGCGAGCACGTCTCGCTGCTGCTGGGCGAGTCCGGAATCGAGGCCCTCGAGCAGGACTCGTCGGCAGGGTCCGGCGAAGCGGCGGCCGATGGCGACGATCCTCTCGAACCCACCTCGACCGTCGTCGAGAGTCGAATTCGAACTGCGACCGAGACTCGGATTCGCTGTGAACTCCGACTCGGAACGGTTCCGGCCGGCGAGGATCGCCGGGGAACGGTCGGCCTCGTCCGAGAACTCGAGCCTCGAGCGGCGGGCTCCGATTCAGAAGCCGGAGCGAACGGAGCCCCGTCGTTCGACGCGATTACGACAGTATTCGAAGGGGCCGACGTCGGCGTATTCGTACTCGACCCGGAGTTCGACGTCGCGTGGATCAACGAAGCGACCGAACGATACTTCGGTCTCGACTCGACGCCGGTGGTCGGCCGAAACAAACGGCAGTTGGTCGACGAGACGATCCGCACGCGAATCGACGACTCGGATCGGTTCGTCGAGATTCTCGAGTCGACCTACGACGACAACAGCGATACGGAGCGGTTCGAATGTCACGTCACGGGAGGCGATACCCGCGAGGAGCGCTGGCTCGAGCACCGGAGCAAGCCGATCGAATCCGGACCGTACGCGGGCGGTCGAGTCGAGCTCTACTACGATATCACCGACCGACACCAGCGTGCCTCTCAGCTCCGCCGGTTGAACGAAACCGTTCGCGACTGGTTCGAGGCCGACACGCGCGAAGGGGTCGCAGATCGAGCCTGTCGTCACCTCGTCGACGTTCTCGACCTCGACATCAACGGCATCTTCCTCCACGACCCGGAAACGGCGGTACTCGAGCCGGTCGCCTGGTCCGACGCGGCCAGCGAGCTGATCGACGAGCACCCGACGTTCGCGGAAGGCGAAGGAATCGCCTGGCGCGTCTTCGAGTCGGGCGAGCCGGCTATCTACGACGACGTGAGAGCCGATTCGGAGGTTTACAACCCGGAGACGCCGATTCGGAGCGAAATCTGTCTCCCGATCGGCGATCACGGCGTCGTCATCATCGGTTCCGAAGAGCGAACCGCGTTCGACGACGCTGATCTCTCGCTCGCGAAGATCGTCGCCTCGAGTCTGGAAATGACCTTCGATCGGATCAGTCACGAACGGACGCTGGAGCGCGAGCGCTCGCAGACCGAAGCACTCCTCCGGACCGCTCCGGTCGCGATATCGGTCGAAGACGCCGACGGCGAGACGGTGCTGGCGAACCGACACGCACAGATGGCGCTCGGGATCGAGGACGGCGAGGCGCTCGGCGAGACCGAACTCCTCGCTCGGCGGACCGTCGTCGACGCCGATGGGAAGCGGATCGATTCCGAGCAGGGGCCCTCGGCACGCGTCAGGGAGACCGGCGATCCGGTCCGCGACGAGGAGCTGGTTATCGAAGGGGCGTCGGGAGAGAAGCTGTGGTTCTCGATCACCGCTGTTCCCGATTTCGACTCCGACGGTTCGCTCGAGCGAGTCATTTCCGCCGGCGAAGACATCACCGCGCTCAAGGAACAGGAGCGACGCCTCGAGCGCCGCAAGCGAGAACTCGAGACCGAACTGGGCGAGATCCTCGGGCGCGTCTCGGACGCGTTCTACGCGCTCGACGACGAGTGGCGGTTCACGCACGTCAACGATCGCGCGGCGACGCTGCTCGGCTATTCGGAGTCGGAACTCGTCGGCCGGAATATCTGGGAGACGTTCCCGAACGGCACGAGATCCGATCTCGCCGACCGCTATCGGGAGGCGATGGAGACCCAACGCCCCGTGTCGTGGGAGCGCTACTCCGAGACGCTCGAGATCTGGATGGAAATTCAGGCGTACCCCTCGGAAACGGGGCTGTCGGTCTACTTCCGGGACATTACCGATCGGAAGGTACGCGAGCGACGACTGGAACAGTACGAACGGATCTTCGAAACCGTCGAAGATGGTATCTACGTCCTCGACGACGGCGGTCGGTTCACGATGGTCAACGAGGCCTACGAGTCCCTCACCGGGTACGATCGCGCGGAGTTGATCGGTCGCCACGCCTCACTCGTCGTCGACGAGCGAGTGATCGAACTCGCCCGAGAGGTCGCCGCCGATGCGAGCAGTGTGCCGACGATAGAGACGGAACTCGAGACGAAATCCGACGATCGGGTTCCGATAGAGGCGACGGTGACGTCGATCGCGTCCACCGGTACTGACGGCGAACGGATCGGCGTCGTTCGGAACGTCACCGAACGGAAGGAACGACAGCGTCGACTCGAGGCGAGCGAACAGCGGTACCGAACCCTCGCCGAAAACTTCCCGAACGGGATCGTCGCCCTGTTCGACGACGAACTGCGGTACACGGCCGCTGGCGGGCAGCTCCTCGGTGAGATCGGCATCGATCGGGAAACCGCAATCGGCCAGTCGATCTACGAACGCTACCCCGACGAACTGGTCGCGGAGATCGAACCGCACTTTCGGGCCGCACTCGAGGGCGACGAGCGATCCTTCGAGTTGGCCTACCGCGACCGCCAACTCCGGGCCACGACCCTCCCCGTCCGGACCGGCGGCGAGGTCACCGGTGGAATGCTCGTCGTTCAGGACATCACCGAGCGGACCGAGTACCAGCGCAAGCTCGAGGAGTCGAACGAGCGACTCGAACAGTTCGCCTACGCCGCCTCGCACGACCTCCAGGAGCCCCTGCGGATGGTCACGAGCTATCTCCAGTTGATCGAGGGGCGGTACGCGGACGAACTCGACGAGGACGGCCGGGAGTTCATCGACTACGCCGTCGACGGTGCCGAGCGGATGCGCGAGATGATCGACGGCCTGCTGGCGTACTCCCGGGTCGAAACACAGGGCGATCCTCTCGAGCCGGTCGATCTCGATGCGGTCTTCGCGGATGTCCGCGAGGACCTCCAGGTCCGTATTGACGAAGCGGACGCCGAAATCACGGCGGAGTCACTCCCTCGCGTCGCTGGCGACGCGAGCCAGCTTCGACAGGTGTTCCAAAACCTGCTCTCGAACGCGATCGAGTACAGCGGGGACGAACCGCCGCGGATCCACGTCAGCGCCGACCGCGACGGCAGCGACTGGGTAATCTCGGTCCGCGACGAGGGGATCGGCATCGACCCGTCGGATCAGGACCGGATCTTCCGCGTCTTCCAGCGCCTCCACAGTCACGAAACACACGACGGAACGGGGATCGGACTCGCGCTCTGTCACCGGATCGTCGAGCGCCACGGCGGCGAGATTCGGGTCGACTCCGAACCCGGGGACGGGGCGACGTTCTCGATCACCCTGTCAGCTGTCGACGAGGCCGCGAACTGA
- a CDS encoding O-methyltransferase yields MTDVLSDEIARFVRAVGPDPDETLIEMDEYAAAEGFPHVGPEVGAFLRFVARLNEAERIFEFGSGYGYSAYWFADALPDDGELVLTEVDEAELELAREYMAAGGYDGLATYELGDAMETVDRYEGPFDVVLIDHQKDRYADAFEAVRSKIPAGGVVVADNAITASVVDFDALLEWAEGGSPTAVDEHTRGVIDYLETVGADPAFETIVVPLGEGIAVSYRVE; encoded by the coding sequence ATGACTGACGTCCTCTCCGACGAGATCGCCCGCTTCGTACGCGCGGTCGGCCCGGATCCCGACGAGACCCTGATCGAGATGGACGAGTACGCCGCGGCCGAGGGCTTCCCCCACGTCGGCCCCGAGGTCGGCGCGTTCCTCCGGTTCGTCGCCCGGCTGAACGAGGCCGAGCGCATCTTCGAGTTCGGCTCGGGCTACGGCTACTCGGCCTACTGGTTCGCCGACGCGCTCCCCGACGACGGCGAGCTCGTCCTCACCGAGGTCGACGAGGCCGAACTCGAGCTCGCCCGGGAGTACATGGCCGCGGGCGGGTACGACGGACTCGCGACGTACGAACTCGGCGACGCGATGGAGACCGTCGACCGCTACGAGGGTCCGTTCGACGTCGTCCTGATCGACCACCAGAAGGATCGCTACGCGGACGCGTTCGAAGCCGTTCGATCGAAAATTCCCGCGGGCGGCGTCGTCGTCGCCGACAACGCGATCACGGCGAGCGTCGTCGACTTCGACGCGCTCCTCGAGTGGGCCGAGGGCGGTTCGCCGACGGCCGTCGACGAACACACGCGGGGAGTGATCGACTACCTCGAGACGGTCGGCGCCGATCCGGCCTTCGAGACGATCGTCGTTCCGCTCGGCGAAGGGATCGCGGTGAGTTATCGAGTCGAATAG